Below is a window of Quercus robur chromosome 6, dhQueRobu3.1, whole genome shotgun sequence DNA.
AAGACCGAAACCGGAGAATATTGATGACTCGAGTTCTTTTGTTGACTCTACGTGGATTGAAGAAAAAGTCGACCCAAAAATCACCAGATACGGAAGGCCGAATCTATTCAGAGAAAATCCGTCCAAGAGTCTTGATAGAATGGTAGCTAAACCTCCATATTTCTGTTATgcaaatgttgtgaatatatcTCATGACTCTTGGGCAAAAATTTCACAGTTCTTATATGCCCTTGAGCCTGAATTTGTTAATACCCAGTTTTTCTCAGCCTTGAGTAGAAAAGAAGGCTATGTACACAATCTTCCTACTGAAAATAGGCTGCACCTCCTTCCAAAGCCTCCAATGACCATCGAAGACGCTATACCACATACTAAGCAATGGTGGCCATCATGGGATACAAGGAAGCAGTTAAACTGCATCAGTTCTGGAACCAGTGGAACATCTCTGCTCTGTGATAGGCTTGGAAGGATGTTAACTGATTCTCGAGGACTGCTCTCATCTGAACAGCAGAGAGATATCCTTCATCATTGCCGGACATTAAATCTTGTGTGGGTTGGCCAGTATAAATTGGCTCCTATGGAACCTGAACATATAGAGCGTATTCTAGGCTATCCATTGAATCACACTCAAGCTGCTGAGAATAGTTTAACAGATAGGTTTCAATCACTCAAATACTGCCTCCAGACAGACACGTTGGGCTATCATCTCTCTGTGTTGAAGTCAATGTACCCAGGAGGGTTAACAGTGTTGTCATTATATAGTGGAATTGGTGGGGCAGAAATCACTTTAAACCAGCTTGGCATTCCTTTGAAAGGTGTTGTGTCTGTAGAAACCTCTGAAACAAAGAGGATGATTCTCAGAAGGTGGTGGCAAAGTAGTGGACAAACTGGGGAGTTGGTGCAGATTGAAGACATTCAGAAGCTAACAAGTAACAAGATTGAgaatctcattaaaaaattcGGCGGTTTTGACTTCGTCATTTGTCAAAACCCATGCATTCACTTCCCAAGTTCTAAAATAGCTGTAGAAGATGACTCTCTCATAGGTTTTGACTTCTCACTGTTTTATGAGTTTGTTCGTGTTTTGCAACGTGTAAGAAGTATGGTGGAAAGAAACAGGTGAGTTGCTcgcattttttttccctactatGCTTGTTCTGGTACATCTAATTAACCAATGATCAGCAGAATTGTTCTTTGCTTGAGCTTGAGAATCTTACCATTTATCTCTGCTAGATGAATAATGCGTATTAAACCCTGTAAGCAGAAGGAATTCAAAGTAATGGAAGTAGACATAAATCATCAGTTTCATATCGaagtctaaaaaaaatatttgtccTATTTACTGAAGATAGATAGTTCATTTTAATCTTAACATAAAGCGATTTAAAACAACCGTAATTGGTGGAGGCAGAGCCTTTTCTGTGCtcggaaaaaaaatcatacgtCGCAGACTGGAGTCAGATGTTTGAAGTCCAAATGTCCAAAAGCCAATAGTAATAGCCATTGATACAACtgaaaaaattcatgttttaaaaagttgtacataatcTAATAAGTTAacggagaaaagaaaaaaaaaaaccctaatccaaATACATACATGGGAGTTAACCTTTGTATCAATAGCAGGCGTGTAGCAATTTAATATGAGTGCATGCCAAAACCGAGTTTGAGATTCTTAGGCCATGCATCACCAACTCGTGCTATCATCTAGATCACAATTGCCAGCTAAACGACCTTAAATTCTAAAGAATTGTTTTCCCTTGTGTGATCATATTCCTTTTCTTCATAGCCAATTGAAGAAATagccatttttaaaaaaagatgtCCGAGCTTAAACAATGCAAgacaaactaatttttttttttttttttaatgattattgattagttaACTGAATCTAGACATTTAATATTAGGTGGTCCTCACAGAGTTTTTATTTCGTTGCCTAGTGTCATAGTTGTCGTCTCTGCAAAACAGACTGGACAGGCACATGTGGTAATCATCTCAATCAAGCCCCCCctaacaaaaaaccaaaaatgttCAACCTGATTGTATTTGGTTTGGTCTGGATGTTAAtaaaactagcttgtaacctaTGTACatgcatgaatatatatatatatatatatatatatataaaagatatacattaagatacataatataattcttacatatataatttaaatattattaatagttatttatataatttaaatattattaatagttattcttatatattttttaactctttaaaaagtcttataagaatattattaggtaaaaaaggtaaattgtcaattttttttttaaatttttttatgttcattaattctaaactctttggtttttgtatgtaataactcacttggatggaTACTTATGATATGGTTTCAcatttgatttcaaaattaagaaataaaactctctctaaaaataaataatttaggacatgcaaaaattggatttcaattgttGAATCTAATTGgactttctctaagttttgcctattaatatatGCAAGGGTATaagtaaaaataattacaattatgcagttcaaattatatatatagtattattttacactttttttaaatcatacatttctaaaatatgtaattatttttcattatacATATATGATTTagtatttaattgattttagacttttcggtttttgcacctaataattcacttgttacaaaaattaaaaatttagatggaCACATAGTGgaaaattgaactccaattgaaatccaatttagaatttaattggatttgaactcttcgatttttatgcttaataattcaattggcacaaaattaaaaaataaataggataTTTAGcgcaaaatttaaaaacccaattaaaatttaatcaattttctttaagttttggCTATTAAAATGTATATAGATGTAGATAccaaattcttttaaaaaaaaaatttatggtcaCACATATCAAGGTCTGCAACCCCAGATTGCAGAACCAACAAAGAAGGACCTACCACTACAGTACAGTACTGCATGATATAGATTATAGATAAAATGGGCGACATATGGTTTCTGTCTTTTGCCCTAAAATTTTTGCGACTCTTTAGTTAAGGGTGAGAATTTGTTTTGTGCGAaacaaaatcattaaatttgCACCCCCAAAATAAGAAGATAGAAGACTTGCACAAAGTGCCAAAATAGGGAAAAAGGAATTTGTGGGTGACTACTgagggaagaaagaagagatacAAGGGTGGGGAGGGTTTGTTGAGTTTGTGAGTCATGGTGTAGCGGGTCCTTGGTGGCTTGGTGCTTTCGTGTATTGGCAAGCTTTGTGCGAAAAGGTTTTTGAGAGGATCAACAAGCTTCCACAGCTGTTCATTATGCAACCTTGATGATGAACAATAGTATCTTATTTATCCTGTATCCGGTATATACAACAACGTACTTCTCATGATATATGGATTTCATAATTGTGTGAGGTATATATGTTATGAGAGAAATTGATTAtgctttaacaaaaaaaaaaaaaaaaaatgattatgcaTAGGTTGAATgaataagatatcttttttgatAATGAGTTTCTATTGGGGTTGATTATTTCACTTTTATCTTCGACATTGAAATTATGGAAAAATTTATTACATACGGTGTTATATTGCAAAAATATATGGTGTATGGAATTAATTATAGGCGAGTGGATACATATTACATACTGGTGTCGTGTCAAGTTTGAGTTTTCAATCAGAGTGTTGAATCTGTTGATTGATAGATAACATGGCTTTGGAAAAAACTTCTAATTTCACTTTTGTTTGGGCAATGACCTCCCACAATTATATGAACTAATTAATGTTAGAATATTCTAATCAGTTATCGTATTTTACTCGTGACCTTTCTTGtgagagattaaattctataaggattgGGTGTAAAACTTATGTTTTATATTATCGAATAAGTgattgccacatcagcattttacttaaaattcaatacatcttaCCACActtaataacatctcaataaattcccaatttgattgtgtttattcttaaatatgtgataagatgatgtggcatgttgggATTAGAGaggtaaaacatgagttttgcACCAtgtccttatagaatttaatatcATCTTGTAATGAtgaagattattattattattattattatttttttttcttgagaatctTGTAATGATGAAGAATGATTGTGATAATGGACCAAATTTAAGGATAGAGTAAAGATTAAGTTTGCTTTAGGGCCCTCCAGACTATATCATTCCCACATGCCCTTTTGGAAAAACTTCTTTTACATGGAAATTTGTAGCTATATTAGGCAAAAGTACGACTTTCATTAGAtagaataaattaaataatagatATAGAAGTAGACATAGTTGTCATTATCGTATCGTTTGTAAAAAGTTTCGTATCATATCGGTGTATCGTAAGTGTTCATAAATCGTATGATATAGTGTGTGTATTGTATGAATCGTATCGTATCGTAAAATCgtacgtatcgtacgatacatagacaaatgctttaaaataagatttttttattaaaatttgtacttttatttgaatctaacaagttgtttggcttgtttttaacataaaattattagtttacttaaTATAGTCAACTAAAATAgcatattcataagttttttttcctctctctcctaCAATTGGAATACACATTACACACTTACCcttcactttaatatttacaaatttattttatatactatgaataaaatattaattgataacataaatttttatttttatcgttATTCttataagtccaagaaactagaatgccaaaaaaaaaaattataaaatttttataaaataaaaagaacaagaagagatagtaGATGTTAGTGAcgaatgatgatgaagaaaattttaatgaaaaaataagtttgcaaaattataaacatgatGATAGAATTGACTTAGATGAGGTTGATTAGgcaatatgatgaaaataaattattatttttgggttatttgcgatatattatcacttttgaatttaagtaatttgaatgtgtatgttataaacacatgctagtttgatttatttagttagcttattaaatattattatataagtgatgaaaaaattagttattagttgaatatattcaaaatttataatgaatataccctttatatatgtatatttatgattttttattaagtgtttATGTATCTTACGATACACGATACGATACGATACACGTtacgaaaaaattaaaaatcgattcacgatacgattcacgttttgacaactatggaagtagaacaaattaaaatttccctttttcataatataaaattagaaaTGTCACTATTTATTGTAGATAAGGAAAAATTGaagcagaatttttttttttccaaaattgaaTTCTACTCTAGTATTTTCTAAGCGTATATGCATGTGAAGTTTTCTTCTGAAAATTTGAATCCCGGCCCTTATCCCCAACCTTACAagaacttatattaaaaaaaagtgtagaaGATTTAACAATATGCAAGTGTAGGGTCCTGATTTGTGGCTCAAGCCTAAAGTGTATGGAATCTCGGCctaatgagcccaatacaataaatttgtcaaagaactaggccctaacgaTTTCAACAATGGCTAATATAGAATTAAATGATAATCAAGTGCAAACAAGATGTATTAATATCAATAGAAtttcagtccgaggagactGTAATTGTATATAGATCACAGTTGAATACATAAACAATTTGGATTACTACAgtgttctctttttcttttttccgaTCCCTATTCCATGAAGAGTCTTTCACCTTATATATCCTCTTTTAAATCATCTTCatcctccacttgttgatcatctgaacccctacttgagtacttgtcccatcagacaccctctccAGCTCcctgtgagttgcggtagccaaggtagcattgttcagaggtcttctccacataaatgcggccagaaaagtggctgcagtgcatttaatgcggtgatgTCAGccttcccttagatatttttaggtttcctttTTCTCATATGCTCATGAGGCACATCCCTGTCATTGAAGCTTCCTAGAAGGTTACTTTAATTGCTGGATTACATACTTTGAACCATATTCATTAAGTTCGAGGAGGATGTACTTCTCGAACAACCTTCCATTTGCTCTCTACTTGTAGGACCTGGTCTGGGaatatctaataattatttGCTTCTCCTCGGACCCATTTATATCCTCAGATAaaacccaaggcccaatatacgaTCTTGGGCCCttgcccctacaatagcccctcaaaaccttggtatttttttttttttttaaatccgagaagaaaagtgaggttttgattTTCTAAGAGTTAATACCATTTGAGTTTGTTGCTCGCATGTGTGGAAGTTCCGTTTTCTGTGCATTATGATTATCTCTGACGTTTTGCAGCCCACGAAGCATCATTAattgctccaggtggcgtgttGTCCCCCAGATCCAATGGCGAAGCTCAGATTCAACAGTTGAGCCTCTTCTTGGAAATTTAAGCGGGATAACTCTCACTCATTTCCATTTCCTATATAAAGCATTGAGGGaacttgttttccttttactttacCAATCTTCAAGCTCTCTAGTGATCTCCAACGCTCCAACTCACAAAATTCTCCAATTTACAAAGCTTCCAAAACCTTTTCTTCGAGATTTTTTCGaaaatcttttaaaaacaaCAGAGATAAACATACTCATTCTCGTAAGTTCTTATTTCCTTATATTCCCCCTTTTAATCTCAGCCATCCTCCTCggccttctttcttttgttttagaaacTTCTTTTTGCGTCATTTCCGTTCATTCAAATGGATAGATTCAAGTATTTGGTAGACTCTCCGGCTAGTATGGAGAGCTTTAGGGCTAGGTACCATATCCCCCCAGGAGTAGGCCTAGAATACTGTCCTCCAGACCGTGTACTcataaatagaaaagaaagtGAAGTTGTCATTCCAATGATCGCTtttatagagggaggaatgacgctTCCCATGGGTAGGATAACTAGGGACTATCTGCTCAATCATAGGTTATGCCCACATCAATGCGCCGCCAATATGTTTAGAGTCTTAGGATGTGTAGATGCGCTAAACAACCAGATGAACCTCGGTTTTACGTGGCATGACGTTGCTCATCTGTACGAGTGTCACTCCCTTTCAGGGGGATATTACCTCAAATCTCGGTCCGACGAGGTGAGACTGATATCCTGTCTCcctaagtccaacaaaggcATGAAGGACGATTATCTAGTTGTCTCCGGGGGATGGCACgacggtcttcactgcccaGTTAGGGCAGGAACACCAGGTGGGGTACCCTAGGATCAAGTCTCTCGGCCGAGACCTTAGTTTTCTAAGCTCTCTTTATTCATTTTTGGTAGTCTGTCTTCTCGGATAATGTTCATTATTGGTTTAACAATGTTTGCCTTCTCGGATGTTTTTGCAGATAAAGATCACATTTCTCCGAAGCTCAGTTTAGTCAACGTTCCCGGGCTCAACTTTTTGTTGAGATTGGAGATATTCGTGAGCGAGGATAATCAACTGCGGGCTGCTCACCTAATCCTTGTCGCGCATATACCAGGACGTAGGCCAAGCGTTAAGAGCAGGTAACCCCCGGCTCGCTCGGATAGACGTTTCCAAATCGGGGTTCCTAGCGAAGCGAGATCTACCTCTTGTGGTATTGCTTGCTCAACAAAACCCTCCACAGTTTGTGATACTGCTCCAACAAGTTCCGTTCGCAGCCGTAGCAGCAGCGAAAGGGATAGCCTCCTCCTCACATTTGTCATTTGAGGAGGAGATAGATAGATTTCATTTTGCCGAGGAAGAGAGAACACCTGAGAGGCTTGTAGAGCTTTTGGATTCTAAGATCGAGTTCGACAGACTTTCTACAGCTCATCAGCCAGGACAGACCATTGCTTTGGTTGAAACAAGTTCCGAAAAAGCAGAGATCATGGACCTTAAGAAAAGGTCGAGCTTGAGGGGTTTGATTGCTAATAGGAATAAGGGAGCAACTCCACCCAAAGTTCTTAAGACCCAGACTTCTGCCAACCTTCCTCTTCCCCCTCCTCCTTCTCCTGCTAATCTAGGTCTGCGCATCAATCCTGATCCGAAAAAGAAAAGACCACCTCAAGAGTTGGAAGAAGGGGAGATGCTCCCGTAGAGgggcacaaaacaaaaaaagaccaAAGACCCTCGAGACAAGAGATCTAAATCCGTGGATAGATGAGACGATGTTGAGGTACACCGACAGCAGTGTACATGGGCACCTGTAATAGAGATGGACGGGGCCCCTATCCCATATGATTCTACGATAAGGGAATCTAGTAGGGGGCATTCTATGTATCTGGACCAAGCCTTAGAGCAGCCCTTCCTCTTTCCAAAGGATATGGAGGCCCTCAGGCAGATGAGGCAGCCTGACTTGTTTATGTCTCTAAAAAGAGACCTCGCAATGGTGAGTATAGTTTCATCAGTACCttaattcatttcccttttccATTAGCATATATTCTTTATGTGTAATCCCCTTGGTGCTTTTATGCAGGTCATTCAACAAGTTTATCTGGCCGAGGAATGCGTTAGAAACGCCCATAATAAATTTGAAGCTGAGTCTAATTCCCGGCGCGAAGTAGAGAAGGCGTACGGGTTTGTGAAGGAGGAAAAGACTCAGCTGGCTGAGAAGCTCAAGACCTCCGAGCACGAGCGTTTAAGTGCTTTAGCAGGGCTTAAGACTGCTGAGACCCAGGCTAAGGACCAGCATAAGCTTCTCTATACAACAGAGCTAAATCTAGCCATAGAGAAGGCAACAGTTCTAAGTCTGAAGGCCAAATTGCAAAAGGCCAAAGCAGAGGCCCAGGCGATCAAAGAAGCTGCTCAAGTCGTAGAGATAGCAGCCTATGAGTGGGGGATGCTCGAGATGAAGCAGAGATTGGCTGAGGAGGTGGCCAAagtgtgcagggactactgcacTGTAACCTGGAATGAGGCCCTTAACAGTGCAGGGGTCCCGGCAGGCTACAAGCTGAGGAAGGCGGAGAACGTATATTTTCTAAAACACATCAGAGAGATTCTAACTGACCCTTCCTCAACCGCTTTTCCCTTACCCTCTCTTGAGCAGGTTCCCAGTACTCAAGGACTTACCATTAATGCTGGACTTCTACCGGAGTAGGTATGGGTAAAGAGGGCCTTCCTCCAGCCAGTGATGTTCAGTCCAAGGATACTCTCACTATTAGGGATGTGATCTCCCAGGCTAAGGTAGTCGAAAAGCCTAAAGATGGGGATGTCAGGTCCAAGAATGCCACTATTAAGGAGGATCCCCAACCAAAGAAAAAGTAGTTGTAGGATTTtcactttcttttgttttctcttctcGAGATTTATTTTGTTGCTTGTAATATATCTTCTTTGAAATTAATGAATGAACCTTTCCTTCTATTCTCTGAATCTTTACTTTTTGCACTCTTTGAACTTACTATTATTATTGCAAACGAGTTTAAACTGTTGTTGCTCTATTTCCAACATATCCTTTTAACAAATCATTATTGACATTTCCAGAAATCTATCTATGTATTAGCAATAGAGAGTTATTATCCACTTATACCGTGAATTAACCCTCATACAATGAGTATCTAATCTAGAGGAGATAAGTAATATACCTTGTATTTCGAGCTCTGTTTAACATCTATAAGGATATCTTCGAATGTTAATTTCACCTAAACATGTGGTCCAAGAGACCTGACATATATTAGGATCTATTTAAACATTTATGTATACGCCCCTGAGTATTAATTTTCcttaagcctgtggtccgaggagccatgcagagcttagattctgtttaacacttggataGATGTCAAAAGTGGCTAATTTCCCCTAAGCtcgtggtccgaggagtcatgcaggacttaggatctgtttaatacttgaatagatgccaaaagtaattaatttcccctaaacctgtggtccgagaagccataTAGGaattaggttctgtttaatactggGGTAGATGccaaaagtgattaatttcttctaagcctgtggtctgaggagccatacaagacttagattctgtttaacactcgAATAGATGCCAAAAGTGGCTAATTTCCtctaagcctgtggtccaatGAGCCATACAGGaattaggttctgtttaatactggGATAGATGccaaaagtgattaatttcttCTAAGCCTGTGGTCTGGGGAGTCATACAAGACTTagattctatttaacacttaaatAGATGCCAAAAGTGgctaatttcccctaagcctgtgctccgaggaaccatgcaggatttaggttctgtttaacacttgaatAAATAGAGTAACATGAAGCACGATGctttttcacaacaaaagaATTTAATGATAAAGGagattttcattaataataatatattttcaggttgtttacatttcACGGACGTGGTATTACATGTTCGTTTAAATCTTCAAGGAAATAGGCCCCAATACCAGCCACagaggtgatgcgatatggtcaTTCCCAATTGGGTCCTAGCTTTCCCCGTGCTGGGTTCTTTGCAGTACCCAGAACCTTCCTCAACACTAAGTCACCAGGCACTAATGGCCTTAGCTTTACTTTGGCATCATAACCTTACCAttgcactttctcttctttcttcaataagaTCCAAACTTCTTTCGAGTAACTCACTGTTACTACTTGGACTGAATGAGCTAGTCTTTAATGTTGGGAAGCCTATCTCCAAGGGAATAATGGCCTCGGCTCCATAAGTCATCAAAAAGGGGGTCTCCCCCGTTGATCTACGAGGTGTGGTTCGATAAGTCCACAAGACATGTGGcagttcttccacccattttcccttcgcatcatccaaccttttcttgagtccattcactatgaccttattaacAGCCTTCGCTTGTC
It encodes the following:
- the LOC126688831 gene encoding probable inactive DNA (cytosine-5)-methyltransferase DRM3, producing MDSSNSNAEKAIVPKEEILDFELPPEPLYSRHVGDNVASSSGSSIKSFFIGMGFLPSLVDKVIEEKGEENADLLLETLIAYSDLQKSNSESSDSLDSLFDDKEPCSPEIATPTVVQPKEEPDVHNGFGDDKRASLLMMNFSVNEVAFAIDKLGEDAQITELVDFITAAQIAEELEKDADDTTQGDEVRNSSDSPMHANNETLFGTMEKTLRLLEMGFSESEVSSAIEKYGSEIPVSELADSIFADQISKSCVGGSEYSSYAFGTVKVKTEDYSFDAVSHSRNMNGSVSHARNMNGSVSHSRNINGSAVSHSRNINGAAVSHSRNINVEQTFKGKRPKQESFDDCPDSVSQSRNINIGGNSKGKRPKPENIDDSSSFVDSTWIEEKVDPKITRYGRPNLFRENPSKSLDRMVAKPPYFCYANVVNISHDSWAKISQFLYALEPEFVNTQFFSALSRKEGYVHNLPTENRLHLLPKPPMTIEDAIPHTKQWWPSWDTRKQLNCISSGTSGTSLLCDRLGRMLTDSRGLLSSEQQRDILHHCRTLNLVWVGQYKLAPMEPEHIERILGYPLNHTQAAENSLTDRFQSLKYCLQTDTLGYHLSVLKSMYPGGLTVLSLYSGIGGAEITLNQLGIPLKGVVSVETSETKRMILRRWWQSSGQTGELVQIEDIQKLTSNKIENLIKKFGGFDFVICQNPCIHFPSSKIAVEDDSLIGFDFSLFYEFVRVLQRVRSMVERNR